The genomic window CGCTCGACCGTCCTTACGAGAATGAGCTCAAGACCGACGAATGCTTCCGACTGCTGGACGATATCGGGACCGTCGCCAGTCCCATCATCATCCTCACGGGAGGCGAACCTCTGCTCCGGCCCGATATCTTTGAGATCGCCGCTTACGGTAACGCCAAGGGTTTTCGAATGACTATGGCCGTAAACGGAACCCTGCTCACGCCGGAAACGGCAAAACGCATGATCGAGACGGGTATCCAGAGAATAAGCGTAAGCCTGGACGGTGCCGACGCGAGTTCTCACGACGCTTTTCGCAGAGTCCACGGAGCATTCGACGGAGCGATGCGGGGGATTGCCTACGCCAGGGAAGCGGGGCTCCCTTTCCAGGTGAATACCACCATCACGCAGCAGAATCTGGATGAATTTCCGGCCATCCACGACCTGACGGTTTCCCTGGGTGCGGCGGCTCACCACATTTTCTTGCTCGTTCCGATGGGACGCGGCAAGGATTTGGCCGAACAGGGGATCAGCGCCGAACAGTACGAGAAAACCCTGCACTGGTTTTACGAACGGAGGGACAAGGTGCCGTTGCAGTTGAAGGCGACCTGCGCTC from Syntrophobacter fumaroxidans MPOB includes these protein-coding regions:
- the ahbD gene encoding heme b synthase — translated: MNHHQASHPGSHAGRGAANGPPRQGNLRLVAWEVTRTCNLACVHCRAAALDRPYENELKTDECFRLLDDIGTVASPIIILTGGEPLLRPDIFEIAAYGNAKGFRMTMAVNGTLLTPETAKRMIETGIQRISVSLDGADASSHDAFRRVHGAFDGAMRGIAYAREAGLPFQVNTTITQQNLDEFPAIHDLTVSLGAAAHHIFLLVPMGRGKDLAEQGISAEQYEKTLHWFYERRDKVPLQLKATCAPHYYRILRQRAKADGREVTFRTFGLDAMTRGCLGGTGFSFISHIGQVQPCGYLEVDCGNIRERSFREIWENSPVFRDLRDFKQYRGKCGRCEYVRVCGGCRARAYESTGDYLAEEPLCLYQPRSDAASEEQP